The nucleotide sequence CGCGGGCGGGCGAACCGGGCGTGCCACCACGGAGAACGAGACCCTCTTCGCTGTCCTTCGCGGTTTCCAACAGCCGGACCTGAACGGTGCGGAAAGCACCCACCTGCCGGAGTAGTTCGACGAACGCCGACACCCTCGGCCGCCACAAGGCCATCGAGGGACCATTGTCGAGGACGAGCGTCAGGTCGAGCCAGCGCTCTGTTCTCGATCGGGTGACCGGCCACCACCGGCCGGTCTCCGCGACCCGGACGGCGGTCGCCACTTCGTCCAGGACCACATTGTTGTGTCGCCGCGACGCCGTCTCCCGTTTCAGCGATCTCAGTGCGCGGAAGTACTCCAGCGATTCCAGGAGCACCACTCCCCCCGGCCCGGTGCCGTCCACCGCGGGTTCGGGCAACTCACCGGGCACGGCCTCGATCGCGACGACCTCACCGTCGTCTTCGGCGGGCACCTCGGCGTCGACGATCCGGGACGGCGGCGACTCGCGAGGTTCCGGGGTTTCCCCGCGCTCGGCGGGAGCGTTGCGGATCCGCGTTTTCCCGGAAGGCCGCCGCGGTTCCTCGGCGGGCTCGGCTTCGCCGGCTGCCCGCCGCGGCGAGATGGCCGCGGCCAGCCACACGATGTCGGCGACATCGATCCAGGTCAGATCCTCGAACCCGAACCGCTTGTCCCCCTGGGAGGAACCGGTCTTCCGTCGCTCCGCCACCGGGGCGGAACGCGAGTCGGACACACCGCCCGGCCCGTCCACGTCACCGCACCGTCAGTCGTTGCCAGAGGGCGTCCACCAGCCGCGGCCATGCCTCCTGATCCGGCTGGTACGCGCCCGACGTCGCGAGATAGACGGCGTCGAGCAGCCTGTCGGTGGGAAGCCCGCCTTCCGCCTTGCTCCGTTCGGCGAATTCCCGGATGAGCCGGTCCCGGTGTTCGCCGTCCTCGCCGACCAGATGGCCCGCCACGATCGCCGCGAGCTGCTCCTCGTCCGGGTTCTCGATCCGCAATTGCAGACAGCGGCGCAGGAAGGCGGGCGGGAACTCCCGTTCTCCGTTGCTGGTCATGACGACGATCGGAAAGGCGTGGCAGGCGATCCGGCCGTCGCGGACCACCGCGGTGCGCTGCGGGTCGGCCGTGTGCACGGTGACCTCGGGATGCCGGTTGCGCACGCGCGCCAGTTCGTCGATGGAGAATTCACCGTCTTCGAAGAGCGACAGCAGATCGTTGGGCAGATCCGCCTCGGATTTGTCCAGCTCGTCGATCAGCAGTACCCGCGGCAGTCTGCTCGGGAGAAAAGCGGTGCCCAGCGGGCCGAGCCGGACGAAATCGCCGATCGGTGGTTCTTCGGCCTCGCCGCCCCGTTGCGCCTGACTGGTCGCCGCTGCCTGGACCCGGCCGATCGCGTCGTAGCCGTACAGCCCGGAACTCAGCGCGGTATGGCTGGTGATCGCCCAGCGCAGCACCCTGCCGAGACCGAGTTCCCTGGCGATCCGGTACGCGAGGCTGGACTTCCCCGTCCCCGGGTTTCCGGTGACCAGCAACGGACGGCGCAGATACAGGGCGGCGTTGACCATGTTCAGCTCGCCGTCGTCGACGGTCAGCTCCGAAAGCGTGAACGCGGTGCCGAGACGACGCTCCGTCTCGCCGTCGTCCGGCGGCGGCACGTCGTCCTCCGGTGGCGGGTCCCCGCGATACGAACGCCACGGCGGCGGCGCGGGCAGCAACTGCGCGAGGTCGATGTCGTGAATGGGCCGTCCGGTTCCCCGGTAAATCCACCAATCGGGTGCGTCGCGCTGAGGCGTCCGGCCGTTCTCGGCCGCGTCCTGATCGATCCCGCTCATCCGCGGTATCCCCTTACAGTCGAGTCGGGATCAACGGCTGGTCCAGAACGATCACCCGTTTCGGGTCGTCCCACATTACCACCAGATCGTGAGCCAGAGAATTCTTGAACGGTACCGCCGCACCCGAATTCGCCAGTTTGCGGCGATCCGGGAGTTCGATAAAACCGCTGTCCGCGGCCAATACCCAGTCCAGCAACTCGCGCAGGTTCTCCGGCTCGGCGTCCGGATGCCAGAGCACCACCGGAAGGCCGCTGCGGAGCGCGCTCGTCAGTTCGTCCGGCGCTCCACCCGGTTCCGCCTGGGGCGACGGGGGTTTCGCCAATACCAGGCCGACCCAGTGATCGTCGCTGAGGATGGCGTCGATCGGGTGATTCTCGAACTCCGCGCACCCGGAATAGTGCAGCCGGTCGGCGGCGGGGTCCTTCACCATCGAATCCCAGCGAACGTGCCATGCGCGATGCCAATGCCTCGCCCGCATCCTCTCCAAAGACCGTATTCCGAGCCGGTACCCGTAGCGCAGCGGCTGGGGATGGCCGGTCTCATGTTCCTTCGCCCAGCGCTGCACGGGCAAATTGATCAACGTCCTCGGCAGCAGGAATTCCACCGACGCGGACATGCTCTGGCCGGACCAGACGCCTTCAGTCTCCAAGATGACGTCGTCGACCCTGAACTCGACCTCTTCTATCCCGATTTCGCGCACTCCACCGAGTGACGGCGGCCAGACATCCGGATCGTCCTGCCGCCAGAACGCGAGGGTGCATCGTGTGGGATCCCCGGAAACCGGTTCGAGCATGATCATCAGATGCAAATGGGGCCGCTCCGGAATCGATGGCCTGCTCTGCCGCTGGTGCAGAAGGGCGGGGCCGAGCCGTAACGACCGGGCCTGGTCGGCGATCCAGTTCGCGATCATGGCGGCGGGCTCGCCGTCCACGTTTTCCGCTAGCAGGCCGAGAAAAGTCATGGCGGGCGGGATACCGTCCGGCCCCGCGTTGAAGTCGGCGAGCAGCTGGAAGGCACCCCACGCGTCGGTGATGCCCTCCAGTCTGGGCAAGGGAACCGCGGGACCGAGCGCGCGGCTCACCATGACCGCCAGATGGGGGACTTTCAGCCGGACCAGCCTGCGGTGCAGACCGACCAGATCCTTGCGCGGGATCAACTCCAGAACGGGGCCGGTCAGGTCGGCGAGGAACAGGTCTTCGGCGGCCACCACCGCCGGTTCGGGGGATTCGGCGACCGGCGTGATGACTTCTCCGTGCAGTCGTAAATAAGCCGTTCCGGTGAAGGTCTTCACCGAAACGGGTATCGGACTGTACGACTCCGGCAACAGGCCCGGGTCCTTTTCGATGACATCGGCGAAAAAACGCTGCGAACAGATGAACGCGATCATCCGGCCGGATTCCGCGAACGCGTCCTTCGCCTGCTGCGCGTCCAAAATGCGGAAAGCGATGTCGACCGCTTCACCGACCCACCCGTTGCCGTCGTCGACCACCTCGCCGGAGTTGAGGCTCACCCGGAGCCGCATCTGCGCCTGCGGCGTCCGCGTGTGGTTGTACCGGCGGAGGGCGACCGCGATGCGATCCGGAAACAGATCGGCGACCAGGCTTTTCGTCGTTCCGGGCGGAAGAAGGACCAGCACACCGTCGCCGCGGTCCTCGTGCGCGCAGGAATCGAAATCGATTCCGCTTTCGGCGAAAGCGGTCTTCAGCACCTCGTACATGCCTTGGTGCACGGCGAGTCTGTCGAGCCGGTTGCGGTCCGGCGCGGTGAACCCCACGACGTCCACTACGACGATCGTGCGGTCGAGAGCCCGCGTCGGTCTCGCCACTGGCCCCCTCCCAAGGTCCACGGGCGCCGACCCACCGGCGCCGACCGCCACATTATCGCGTCGATCGGCCCTGAGGGTGAGTGTCAATTGACAAATAGGGGGCGGCGGGAGCGTGCTAGGTCTCGTGAGTGGTTAGGACGGTTAGAACCGTCCTAACCACTCACGAGCCGATCAGACGCCGGCGATCTGCTGGATCCAGCTGCGGTAGCGGGTGATGTTGGTGTAGGCGGTGTTGTTCGACCGGTCGCTGGTCGAGGCGACGCCGACCTGGCGGCCGCCGGAGAACATCGGGCCGCCCGAGTCACCGCCGGCGGTGATGCCGTCGACGCGGTTCGCGCAGACCGCGACCCCGCCGTTGTAGTCACTGCAGTTGACCGAGTTGACCCGGACGGTGGCGACCTTCAGGTAACGGGACTGGCAGTTGATCTCCGAGCCGCACTGGCTGGTCGCGCCCCAGCCGTAGACCTGGACGTTCTGGCCGACCGCGACGTTGCTCGTGGTGCCGAGCGGCGCGTAGGTGGCGTTGACCGAGCTGGTCAGCCGGACGACGGCGAGGTCCGCGCCCGAGTGGCGGGTGATGCTCGCCGCGGTGGCCATGGTGCCGCCGCTCTGCTGGTCGAGGCTGCCGATCCGGAAGGTGTAGCTGCCGCTGCCGGCGACACAGTGCTTCGCGGTGAGGATGTACTGCGGCGCGATGATCGTCGCGCTGCAGTTCTGCTGGCCGTTCACGAACAGCCGGGCCGCCCAGGGAGCGTTCTGCGCGTACTGACCGCCGATGATCATCGGCTGCACACCCGAGGGCTCGGCGGCGGTCGCGGCGGGGGCGGTCGAGCCGAGCAACGCCATGAAGGCGGTGCCGGCGAGCAGGACGAGAGAGCGCAGTCGCATGTTCCGACTCATTTCTGCGGCGGGGTTCCGGCCGCTTCAGTGGGGACGAACGCGCTGATTCTGTGTCGTGCCAAGGGAACCCGGAAACCGACGAAAGTTCGCGTGGGCTACCTATTTATTTCCATGACGGACGGCGGTGATCTTTGAGTATCCGGCGAAGATCATTAGGTAGTCACTCGCCGAGCAGCCGCCATGCGGTGAGGGCGAGCCTCGCGCGGGTCAGCCCGAGCGGATCGGTGAGGTCGATGGTCAGGCTCTTGCCGATCTGGGTCAGCCGTCGCGCGACGCTGCTGTGGTGCAGGTGCAGGGAATCGGCGGCCTGGCGCACCGAACCCGTGGCGCAGTAGGCGTCCAGCGTCCGCAGGTCCTCCGGATCCGCCGCCAGCTTCGAGATCGCGACGACGTCGGCGTTGGCGCGCGTGTCCTCCTCCGGGATCCGCGCGAGCAGCGCCAGCGCTCCGAGGTCGCCGTAGTGGATCACCGGACGGCGCGCGGTCGTGAAACGCAACGCCGTCCTGGCGTCCTGCCACGACCGATGCGGGCATCCGGCCTCCCCGATCCCCGCTCGGACGTCCTCCGGGAACCGGTCCGGATCCACCGCGGTGGCGAGGATGATGCCGACGTCGGTGAGCGACGCGGCCTTGACCGGGCGGCCGGGGCAGATCAGGTTCCCGATCTTCTCGAGCGGGAGCCCCGACCGGACGGCGACCACCCGGATCGGCGTGTCGGCGGCGAAACCCAGCAGCCGCAGGGCCCGGCTCCTCGCGGCGTCGTCGCCTGCGCTGATCACGAGTTCCACCAACGCCGGATCGGCCATGGTGGTGCGGGCAGGCCCGTACCGCTCGACGACGGTCGCCACGGCGATCGCGAGCCGGTCCAGCACTGCTTCGTCGAGGGCGACGGACGCTCCCTCGCGTTCCAGCCACACCGTGCCGATCTCCTCCTCGTCGAGGGTGATCGGCATCGTGCTGGACACCGGTGCGGAAGCGGGAGCGGCTTCGCGGCCGTCCGGTGCCATGCGGACGGTGCGCCCCGTGCTGTGGAGCCGGATGCCCGCCACGCATTCCGCCAGTCCCGCGGTGGCGCGAACGAGGGCGGGGAGGTCGACCCGCCGCCGCATCAGGGTGTCGTAGAACATCACGACCCGGATCGCGCCTTCGACGTCGGGATCCAGATGCGACAACCGCGCGGCCAGTGCCTCCATGTCCGCGAGCGTACGCGGCGGTCGTCGCGCGAAGGGGCGATCACACGCGACGGATGGCGGCCGCCTTCCGGCTCCGGAGCCGGAAGGATCGTGGCCATGGATCCCGAACTCGAAGCCTTCATCGCCCTCTTCCCGAAGGCGAAACTCGACGACCCGGTCGCGGACCGCGTGAGCTTCGCGAAGCTGGCCACGTCCGTGCCGCGGCCCGACACGTCGGGCATGGACGTCGAAGACCGGACGGTACCCGGTGAACCCGGCGTTCCGATCCGGATCTACCGGCCGCGTGAGGCGCAGGGCGCCGTCATCTGGCTGCACGGCGGCGGGTGGGTCATGGGCGACCTGGAGACCGAACATCCTTGGGCGGCGCGGCTCGCCGAAGCTTCCGGCGCGACAGTGCTCTCGGTCGACTATCGGCTCGCCCCGGAAAACCCGTTCCCGGCCGCGTTCGACGACGTCTACGCCGTGCTGAACTGGACGGCGGACCACGCGGCAGAACTCGGTGTCGCCCCCGACCGGATCGCGATCGGCGGGCACAGCGCGGGCGGCGGGCTCGCGGCGGCGACGGCACTGCGGGCCCGCGACGAAGGCGGCCCGCGGATCTGCTTCCAGCTGCTCAACCAGCCGGGGCTCGACGACCGGCAGGAGACGTGGTCGGCGCGGAACTTCACCGACACGCCGTGGATGAACCGCGCCAAGATCACCGCCGCGTGGGGGCACTACCTGGACGGGAAGCCCGCGCCTTCGCCGTATGCCGCCCCTTCCCGGGCCACGGATCTCTCCGGGCTGCCGCCCGCGTACGTGGCCTCCGCCGAGTTCTGCCCCAATCGCGACGAGAACATCGAGTACGCGCTCCGGCTGCTGCAGGCGGGGGTTTCGGTCGAGCTGCACCAGTGGGCGGGCACCTTCCACGGGTCGCAGGCGATCCTGTCCGCCGAGGTGTCCCGCCGTCAGATCGACGAACTCGGCGGCGTCCTGCGCCGCGCGCTGGCCTCGTCATGACAGCCCCTACGGCGGCCAGGTTGCTGCGACCGTTCGCCGGGAGTTTCGCCGCTGTCGTCGTCCTGCAGGTCATCGGCGCCCTCTCGGGGTTGGCGCCGCTGCTCGCGGTCGTCGAGCTGGGCAGGGCGCTGCTGACGTCCGGCCCCGTCGACGAAAGCCGGGTCTGGACCGCGGTGATCGTGGGCGCGGCCGGGATGTTCGTCCGGCTGGTGCTCACGGCCGCGTCGTCGGGGATCGGGCATCTGCTCGACGGCCGGGTCCAGCTCACTTTCCGCCGTCTGCTGGCCGAACGCCTGGGGCGGGTGCCGATCGGCTGGTTCTCGAGCCGCCGCACCGGTGAACTGGCCAAGGTCGTCGGCGAGGACGTCGGCGCCGTGCACCCGTTCATCGCCCACACCCCCGGCGAACTCGTGTCGGCTTTCGTCATCCCGCTGGTGTCGCTGGTCTACCTGCTGACCATCGACTGGCGGCTCACCTTGATCACCCTGATCCCGGTGGTGCTGGCGGTGGCGCTGGTACCGCTGATGATGACGCCCTCCCGGCTGCGCGAGCAGGAGGAGTTCGATCGCGGCATGGCGGGGATCTCGGATTCGGTCGTCGAGTTCGTCCAGGGCATCGCCGTGGTCAAGGCGTTCGGCGGCGCGGGCCGCGCCCATCGCAGGTTCCGCACCGCGGCGGACGCCTTCGTCGCCACCTTCACCCGGTGGGTGCACGGCATGGCCGGGCCGGCGGCGGGGATGCAGCTGGCGCTGTCGCCGCCGTTCGTCCTGCTGGTGGTCCTGATCGGCGGCACGCTCCTGATCACCGGCGGCGGCCTCGCCCCGGTGGATCTCCTGCCGTTCCTGGTCCTCGGTCTGGGCTTGACCGCACCCGTGGCCGCGCTCGGCCACGGCTTCGACGAACTCCAGGCCGCCCGTCGCGCGACCGGCCGGATCCGCGAAGTGCTCGGGGTGCCATCGCTGCCGGAACCGCCGGATCCCGTGGCGCCGCAAGGGCACCGCGTGGAACTGCGCGGCGTCCGGTTCGGCTACGAGGCCGACCGCGAGGTCCTGCGCGGGATCGATCTGGTGCTCGAACCCGGCACGGTCACCGCCCTGGTCGGGCCGTCCGGCGGCGGAAAGTCCACTTTGGTCACTTTGCTGCCGCGGTTCTTCGACCCGGAGGAGGGTTCTGTGCTGCTGGGCGGCGTCGATCTGCGTGAGATCGGCAGCCGGGAGCTGTACCGCAAGGTCTCCTTCGTGTTCCAGGACGTCCGCCTGCTGCGCGCGTCGGTCGCGGACAACATCGCGCTGGCCGTACCGCACGCCGATCGCGAAGACGTCGTGCGCGCCGCCCGGCTCGCGCATGTCCACGACCGGATCCTCGAACTGCCACACGGTTACGAAACGGTGCTGCACGAGGAAACCGGGCTTTCGGGCGGCGAAGCGCAGCGGATCTCGCTGGCGCGTGCGCTGCTCGCCGACACTCCCGTCCTGGTGCTCGACGAGGCCACCGCGTTCGCCGATCCGCGCACCGAACTGGCCGTGCGCCGGGCATTGGCGACGGCGCGCGCCGACCGGACGGTCCTGGTCATCGCGCATCGTCTGGAGACGGTCGTCGACGCCGACACCGTCGTGCTGCTGGAGAACGGCGTCATCACCGAACGCGGGAAACCCGCGGATCTGCTGGCACGGAACGGGAAGTTCGCCGCTTTCTGGCGTACCCACCGCTCCACCGAACCACTGGGGGAACCTCGATGATCCGGATGTTGCTGAGGGTCCTCGGACCCGACCACGCTCCGCCGGTGCGGCGCACCGTGGCGCTGATGACGGCGACCGCGATCGTCGAAGGCCTGTCCTACGCCTTGCTGGTCCCGTTGCTGCGCGCGCTGCTCGGGAACACTCCGGGTGACGCCGTCCCGTGGCTGATCGCGTTCGGTGCGGCCTTCTCGGTCTTCGCGATCCTGCGCTACCGCGCCGATCTCTCCGGATTCCGCGCCGGGACGACATTGCTGCGCGGGATGTATCACCGGCTCGGCGACCATCTCGCACGGCTGCCCATGGGCTGGTACAGCGGGAAACGGGTCGGTGAGGTGTCGTCGCTGGCCGGACCCGGTGTGCTGCAGGCGATGGCCGTGATCGCGCATCTGCTGGCGCCGTTCATCGCCGCGTGCGTCACCCCGCTGACGATCGTGTTCGTGATCCTCGTCTTCGACTGGCGGCTGGGGCTGGCCGCGCTGATCGCGGCCCCGGTCGTGGCGGCCATCCAGGTCTGGACGGGCCGTTCGATGGCCGCCGCCGACGAGGAGGCCGCGGAACGCGGGAACGAGGCCACCGGGCGGGTCATCGAGTATTTGCAGGCCCAGCCCGTACTGCGCGCGGGCGGGCGAGCCGCGGAACGGTTCCGGTTGCTCGACGACTCGCTGCGGGACCTTCAGCGGGCGAACCGCCGGTCCACGCTGTCGGCGTTGCCCGGTGTCGTGGGGCTGACGTTCACGGTGCAGGCGATGTTCACCGGCCTGCTGGTGCTGGGGGCCTTCCTCGCGCTCGGCGGGGGCATCGGGGCGCCCGAAGTACTGACGATCCTCGTCCTGGCCGCGCGCTGCGCCGATCCGCTGCTGTCGCTGACCGACATCGGCGGCAAGCTCCGCGGCGCGCGTTCGGTGCTGACGAGGCTCGACGCGCTGCTGCGGACCGAACCGCTGCCGGAACCACCGGACCCCGTCCGGCCGGAGCGGCACGACCTCGAGTTCGAGTCCGTCGTCTTCGCCCGCGGCGGCCGCACGGTGCTCGACGGCCTTTCGCTGACCGTCCAAGAAGGACGGAAGCTCGCCGTCGTCGGGCCTTCGGGTGCCGGGAAGAGCACGGTGCTGCAACTGCTCGCCCGGTTCCACGACGTGGATTCGGGCGCGGTGCGCGTCGGCGGGGTGGACGTCCGCGCGATGAGCACCGACGACCTGATGTCGCGGATCGCGATCGTCTTCCAGGACGTCCATCTCTTCGACGGCACGATCGAGGAGAACATCCGGCTGGGCCGTCCCGACGCCGACAACGCCGAGGTGCGCGCCGCCGCGACGGCGGCCCGGCTGGACGAGGTGATCGACCGGCTGCCCGGCGGCTGGTCCGCGAATGTCGGCGAGGGCGGCGCGCTGCTGTCCGGTGGGGAACGCCAGCGGGTCTCGATCGCGCGAGCCCTGCTGAAGGACGCGCCGATCGTGGTACTCGACGAGGTGACTTCCGCACTGGATCCGGTCAACGAAACGGCCGTCCACGAAGGGATCGATCGACTCATGGCCGGCCGGACCGTGGTGATGGTCGCGCATCGGCTGCGGACCGTCGAACGCGCCGATCACGTGGTCTTCCTCGACGAGGGGCGGATCGTCGAGGAGGGAAGCCACGACGAGCTGGTCCGGCTCGGTGGCCGGTACGCCGGGTTCCTCGAGCTGCAAATCGCTTGACGCGACGCGGGAACGGCAATGCACTGTGGCGATGAAGATCCGCTCCACGACCGCCGAGGACCGCGACGTCTTCGTCGACACGATGTTCACCGCGTTCGCCCGTTTCCCGGAGACCGCGGGTGAGACCTGGTCCGCGCTCGAACTCGACCGTGGCCTGCTCGCGGTGACGGAGGACGGGCGGCCCGTCGGCACGGCTGCCGCGTACTCGTTCGAGCTCACCCTGCCCGGTGAGGTCGTCGTCCCGGCCGCCGGGGTGACCGCCGTCGGTGTCCTGCCCTCGCACCGGCGGCGAGGCGTACTCAGCGCGATGATGCGGTATCAGCTCGCCGAGTTCCGGGAACGGGGCGAGTTCCTCTCCGTCCTGCTGGCGTCGGAGGCGCTGATCTACCGTCGGTTCGGCTACGGCCCGGCGACCTACACCCGGCGTCTGACGGTGCCGCGCCATCGGGCCTCCTTCGCCGCGGGGGCGGCCGGTGGCTCGATCGAAGTGCTGCGCCGGGCCGAGTGCGGCGAGCTCCTGGAGGCGGTCTACGACCGGTATCGCCGCGCCCGGCCCGGCGCGCTGTCGCGGCCGCACCGCTGGTGGTCCTTGGGCGCCGGGCAGCCGCCGATTTCCCGGGCGTCGCGCCACATCGCCGTTCATCGTGACGCCGGCGGCGTCCCGGACGGGTACGTCTCGTATTCCCTCACCGAACCGAGCACCTTGGCCGTCGACGAGACCATCGCCGTCGATGACGAGGTGTCCACTGCGCTGGCCCGGTTCCTGCTCGAACACGACCTGATCACCGAGGTCGTGTTCAAGCACTGCCCGCCCGACCATCCGCTGCGGTGGCAGCTCGAAGACTTCCGCGCCGGCGAAGTCGGTGGCGACACGGACTGGCTCTGGGTGCGGCTCCTGGACGTGCCGCGTGCGCTCACCGCACGAGGCTGGTCCACCGACGGCGAGCTCGTCCTCGACGTCGACGACCCGGCACTCGGCGAGCGCGGCCGGTACCGGCTGTCCGTCCGAGGCGGCGAGGCCGAATGCGTCACGACGGACACCGAACCCGACCTGTCCCTGGACGTGAGCGACCTTGGCTCGATCTATCTCGGCGGTACCGCCCCGAGTCTGCTCGTGCGGGCCGGGCGCGTCCGTGCCCATCACCCTGGGGCGGCCGCGCTGGCCGACGCCCTTTTCCGTACCGAGCGGCCGCCGCACTGCCTGCACTG is from Amycolatopsis lurida and encodes:
- a CDS encoding PucR family transcriptional regulator; this encodes MEALAARLSHLDPDVEGAIRVVMFYDTLMRRRVDLPALVRATAGLAECVAGIRLHSTGRTVRMAPDGREAAPASAPVSSTMPITLDEEEIGTVWLEREGASVALDEAVLDRLAIAVATVVERYGPARTTMADPALVELVISAGDDAARSRALRLLGFAADTPIRVVAVRSGLPLEKIGNLICPGRPVKAASLTDVGIILATAVDPDRFPEDVRAGIGEAGCPHRSWQDARTALRFTTARRPVIHYGDLGALALLARIPEEDTRANADVVAISKLAADPEDLRTLDAYCATGSVRQAADSLHLHHSSVARRLTQIGKSLTIDLTDPLGLTRARLALTAWRLLGE
- a CDS encoding alpha/beta hydrolase, with translation MDPELEAFIALFPKAKLDDPVADRVSFAKLATSVPRPDTSGMDVEDRTVPGEPGVPIRIYRPREAQGAVIWLHGGGWVMGDLETEHPWAARLAEASGATVLSVDYRLAPENPFPAAFDDVYAVLNWTADHAAELGVAPDRIAIGGHSAGGGLAAATALRARDEGGPRICFQLLNQPGLDDRQETWSARNFTDTPWMNRAKITAAWGHYLDGKPAPSPYAAPSRATDLSGLPPAYVASAEFCPNRDENIEYALRLLQAGVSVELHQWAGTFHGSQAILSAEVSRRQIDELGGVLRRALASS
- a CDS encoding ABC transporter ATP-binding protein, coding for MIRMLLRVLGPDHAPPVRRTVALMTATAIVEGLSYALLVPLLRALLGNTPGDAVPWLIAFGAAFSVFAILRYRADLSGFRAGTTLLRGMYHRLGDHLARLPMGWYSGKRVGEVSSLAGPGVLQAMAVIAHLLAPFIAACVTPLTIVFVILVFDWRLGLAALIAAPVVAAIQVWTGRSMAAADEEAAERGNEATGRVIEYLQAQPVLRAGGRAAERFRLLDDSLRDLQRANRRSTLSALPGVVGLTFTVQAMFTGLLVLGAFLALGGGIGAPEVLTILVLAARCADPLLSLTDIGGKLRGARSVLTRLDALLRTEPLPEPPDPVRPERHDLEFESVVFARGGRTVLDGLSLTVQEGRKLAVVGPSGAGKSTVLQLLARFHDVDSGAVRVGGVDVRAMSTDDLMSRIAIVFQDVHLFDGTIEENIRLGRPDADNAEVRAAATAARLDEVIDRLPGGWSANVGEGGALLSGGERQRVSIARALLKDAPIVVLDEVTSALDPVNETAVHEGIDRLMAGRTVVMVAHRLRTVERADHVVFLDEGRIVEEGSHDELVRLGGRYAGFLELQIA
- a CDS encoding AAA family ATPase — its product is MSGIDQDAAENGRTPQRDAPDWWIYRGTGRPIHDIDLAQLLPAPPPWRSYRGDPPPEDDVPPPDDGETERRLGTAFTLSELTVDDGELNMVNAALYLRRPLLVTGNPGTGKSSLAYRIARELGLGRVLRWAITSHTALSSGLYGYDAIGRVQAAATSQAQRGGEAEEPPIGDFVRLGPLGTAFLPSRLPRVLLIDELDKSEADLPNDLLSLFEDGEFSIDELARVRNRHPEVTVHTADPQRTAVVRDGRIACHAFPIVVMTSNGEREFPPAFLRRCLQLRIENPDEEQLAAIVAGHLVGEDGEHRDRLIREFAERSKAEGGLPTDRLLDAVYLATSGAYQPDQEAWPRLVDALWQRLTVR
- a CDS encoding S1 family peptidase, translated to MRLRSLVLLAGTAFMALLGSTAPAATAAEPSGVQPMIIGGQYAQNAPWAARLFVNGQQNCSATIIAPQYILTAKHCVAGSGSYTFRIGSLDQQSGGTMATAASITRHSGADLAVVRLTSSVNATYAPLGTTSNVAVGQNVQVYGWGATSQCGSEINCQSRYLKVATVRVNSVNCSDYNGGVAVCANRVDGITAGGDSGGPMFSGGRQVGVASTSDRSNNTAYTNITRYRSWIQQIAGV
- a CDS encoding GNAT family N-acetyltransferase, yielding MKIRSTTAEDRDVFVDTMFTAFARFPETAGETWSALELDRGLLAVTEDGRPVGTAAAYSFELTLPGEVVVPAAGVTAVGVLPSHRRRGVLSAMMRYQLAEFRERGEFLSVLLASEALIYRRFGYGPATYTRRLTVPRHRASFAAGAAGGSIEVLRRAECGELLEAVYDRYRRARPGALSRPHRWWSLGAGQPPISRASRHIAVHRDAGGVPDGYVSYSLTEPSTLAVDETIAVDDEVSTALARFLLEHDLITEVVFKHCPPDHPLRWQLEDFRAGEVGGDTDWLWVRLLDVPRALTARGWSTDGELVLDVDDPALGERGRYRLSVRGGEAECVTTDTEPDLSLDVSDLGSIYLGGTAPSLLVRAGRVRAHHPGAAALADALFRTERPPHCLHWF
- a CDS encoding ABC transporter ATP-binding protein, whose amino-acid sequence is MTAPTAARLLRPFAGSFAAVVVLQVIGALSGLAPLLAVVELGRALLTSGPVDESRVWTAVIVGAAGMFVRLVLTAASSGIGHLLDGRVQLTFRRLLAERLGRVPIGWFSSRRTGELAKVVGEDVGAVHPFIAHTPGELVSAFVIPLVSLVYLLTIDWRLTLITLIPVVLAVALVPLMMTPSRLREQEEFDRGMAGISDSVVEFVQGIAVVKAFGGAGRAHRRFRTAADAFVATFTRWVHGMAGPAAGMQLALSPPFVLLVVLIGGTLLITGGGLAPVDLLPFLVLGLGLTAPVAALGHGFDELQAARRATGRIREVLGVPSLPEPPDPVAPQGHRVELRGVRFGYEADREVLRGIDLVLEPGTVTALVGPSGGGKSTLVTLLPRFFDPEEGSVLLGGVDLREIGSRELYRKVSFVFQDVRLLRASVADNIALAVPHADREDVVRAARLAHVHDRILELPHGYETVLHEETGLSGGEAQRISLARALLADTPVLVLDEATAFADPRTELAVRRALATARADRTVLVIAHRLETVVDADTVVLLENGVITERGKPADLLARNGKFAAFWRTHRSTEPLGEPR